A window of Kiritimatiellia bacterium contains these coding sequences:
- a CDS encoding OsmC family protein, with product MTAMHTFVTATEWQGGERLVTRTEGGLSLDISSPPQFGGEAGRWTPEDLLVAGVESCILLTALYFVQRRHIGLKSWTSRAVGTMEKGPSGLRFTRIEVRITARVATEEDVPRLREAVELAEKYCPLSAAVNFPVEFSLDCAAQ from the coding sequence ATGACTGCGATGCACACGTTTGTCACCGCGACGGAATGGCAGGGCGGCGAGCGCTTGGTTACGCGGACCGAAGGCGGACTTTCGCTGGACATCTCGTCGCCGCCGCAGTTCGGCGGGGAGGCGGGTCGATGGACGCCAGAGGACCTGCTGGTCGCCGGCGTCGAGAGCTGCATTCTGCTGACCGCTCTGTACTTCGTTCAGCGCCGGCACATCGGCCTGAAAAGCTGGACCAGCCGCGCGGTCGGCACGATGGAGAAGGGCCCCAGCGGCCTTCGCTTCACCCGCATCGAGGTGCGGATCACCGCGCGCGTTGCGACGGAAGAGGATGTACCGCGCCTGCGGGAGGCAGTGGAACTGGCCGAAAAGTACTGCCCGCTCAGCGCGGCGGTGAACTTCCCGGTCGAGTTCTCGCTCGACTGTGCCGCCCAATGA
- a CDS encoding LysE family translocator — MNLAQLAVGAFVVGLSGAMSPGPVFAATVAESVRRGARAGPQIVAGHAALEIMLIAALLAGLDRWLRREAVRTALLLGGGLALIALAVRMAADVRADRFVSSPSRIAPAPPSALHPVVLGVVLSLSNPYWILWWATIGLAMLSPAVEQGWPSVAAVYAGHVGADFAWYGAVSAAVARGRRWLSTGAARLLGLACTAGMLWLGGVFLHTGARRLLGAQSVW, encoded by the coding sequence GTGAACCTAGCGCAACTGGCGGTGGGCGCGTTTGTGGTGGGGCTGTCGGGCGCGATGTCGCCGGGGCCGGTGTTCGCGGCGACGGTCGCTGAATCGGTCCGGCGAGGCGCCCGCGCGGGACCACAGATCGTCGCGGGTCACGCGGCGCTCGAAATCATGCTGATCGCGGCGCTGCTGGCCGGTCTGGACCGCTGGCTGCGCCGGGAGGCCGTGCGTACCGCGCTGCTGCTCGGTGGTGGTCTGGCGCTGATTGCACTGGCGGTGCGGATGGCGGCCGACGTGCGCGCGGACCGCTTCGTGTCCTCCCCCAGCCGGATCGCGCCGGCGCCTCCCTCCGCGCTGCATCCGGTGGTTCTGGGTGTGGTGCTGAGTCTCTCGAATCCGTACTGGATCCTCTGGTGGGCCACGATCGGGCTGGCGATGCTCTCCCCCGCGGTCGAACAGGGCTGGCCCAGCGTCGCCGCGGTGTATGCCGGCCACGTCGGCGCGGACTTCGCCTGGTACGGCGCGGTCTCCGCGGCGGTCGCCCGGGGCCGGCGCTGGCTTTCGACCGGCGCGGCGCGGCTGCTCGGGCTGGCCTGCACGGCCGGGATGCTGTGGCTCGGCGGGGTGTTTCTCCACACCGGCGCACGCCGACTGCTCGGCGCGCAATCGGTTTGGTGA
- the dapA gene encoding 4-hydroxy-tetrahydrodipicolinate synthase — protein sequence MSSQSLTRAQLRGTYTAIVTPFTRDGAVDWVRLRELIEWQIASGVDGLVPVGTTGESPTLSMEEHAQVVEATIRAVAGRCRVIAGTGANATSEALELTRLARDAGADATLQVTPYYNRPTSAGLIAHFTAVAELGLPVVLYNVPGRTGREIPVEVALELARHPGVIGIKEAAGNVDRVSRLVRETDLAVLSGDDALALPMIAVGARGVISVASNVVPAEIVAMVRAALAGRFDEARERHLRLHPLFGALFIETNPIPVKAALAMMGRIEEAYRLPLCAMEPANRRALAAVLRTLGLLPEGLDSAGAAV from the coding sequence GTGAGTTCTCAATCTTTGACACGCGCGCAGCTGCGCGGCACCTACACCGCGATCGTCACGCCGTTCACGCGCGACGGCGCGGTGGACTGGGTGCGGCTGCGCGAGCTGATCGAGTGGCAGATCGCGTCCGGCGTGGACGGCCTGGTGCCGGTTGGCACCACGGGCGAGTCGCCGACGTTGTCGATGGAAGAACACGCGCAGGTGGTCGAGGCGACGATCCGCGCGGTGGCTGGCCGCTGCCGGGTGATTGCGGGCACCGGGGCGAATGCGACGAGTGAGGCGCTGGAGCTCACCCGGCTCGCCCGCGACGCGGGCGCGGATGCGACGTTGCAGGTGACCCCCTACTATAACCGCCCGACGTCCGCCGGACTCATCGCGCACTTCACCGCGGTTGCCGAGCTGGGGCTGCCGGTGGTGCTGTACAACGTTCCCGGCCGTACCGGCCGCGAGATCCCCGTGGAGGTCGCGCTCGAGCTGGCGCGGCATCCGGGCGTGATCGGGATCAAAGAGGCGGCGGGCAACGTGGACCGCGTCAGCCGGTTGGTGCGGGAGACCGACTTGGCGGTGCTTTCCGGCGACGACGCGCTCGCCCTGCCGATGATCGCGGTCGGCGCGCGGGGGGTGATCAGCGTTGCGTCCAACGTGGTGCCCGCAGAGATCGTCGCCATGGTGCGGGCGGCGCTCGCCGGCCGGTTCGACGAGGCGCGCGAACGGCATCTGCGCCTGCACCCGTTGTTTGGTGCGCTCTTCATCGAGACGAACCCGATTCCGGTGAAAGCCGCGTTGGCAATGATGGGGCGGATCGAGGAGGCGTACCGGCTGCCGCTGTGCGCGATGGAGCCGGCGAACCGGCGCGCACTGGCGGCGGTGCTGCGCACGCTCGGGCTATTGCCCGAGGGGCTGGACAGCGCTGGTGCAGCGGTGTAG
- the rpmI gene encoding 50S ribosomal protein L35, with protein sequence MPKMKTRKSVAKRFKRTAGGKFRRTAAGRRHLLSGKSRKRKRQLRRGGLVSPADYRRIAQALAVH encoded by the coding sequence ATGCCGAAGATGAAGACTCGCAAATCGGTTGCGAAGCGGTTCAAGCGCACCGCCGGCGGAAAGTTCCGGCGTACCGCGGCCGGCCGGCGGCATCTGCTGAGCGGGAAGTCCCGGAAGCGCAAGCGCCAACTGCGCCGCGGCGGGCTGGTGTCGCCCGCGGACTATCGCCGGATCGCGCAGGCGCTCGCCGTGCACTGA
- the rplT gene encoding 50S ribosomal protein L20 produces MRSTNAPASRRRRKRFLKQAEGYYGARSRLYRTARETVERSMTMATAHRRARKRDFRGLWITRLSAAARQHGLTYNRLIQGLAKAGVALNRKMLSEIALQDPAGFGALVEIARAKLAAG; encoded by the coding sequence ATGAGATCCACCAATGCACCTGCCTCCCGCCGTCGTCGGAAGCGTTTTCTCAAGCAGGCGGAAGGCTATTACGGCGCGCGCTCGCGGCTGTACCGCACTGCGCGGGAAACGGTCGAGCGCTCGATGACGATGGCCACCGCGCACCGCCGCGCGCGGAAGCGCGACTTCCGCGGGCTGTGGATCACGCGTCTGTCGGCCGCGGCGCGACAGCACGGCCTGACCTACAACCGTCTGATCCAGGGGCTGGCGAAGGCCGGCGTCGCGCTGAACCGCAAGATGCTCTCCGAAATTGCGCTGCAGGATCCGGCTGGTTTTGGCGCGCTGGTCGAGATCGCGCGCGCGAAGCTCGCCGCGGGCTGA